Proteins encoded in a region of the Colius striatus isolate bColStr4 chromosome 18, bColStr4.1.hap1, whole genome shotgun sequence genome:
- the CYTH1 gene encoding cytohesin-1 isoform X1 codes for MEEEGGYVPSDLTPEECQELENIRRRKQELLADIQRLKDEIAEVTNEIENLGSTEERKNMQRNKQVAMGRKKFNMDPKKGIQFLIENDLLKNTCEDIAQFLYKGEGLNKTAIGDYLGERDEFNIQVLHAFVELHEFTDLNLVQALRQFLWSFRLPGEAQKIDRMMEAFAQRYCQCNPGVFQSTDTCYVLSFAIIMLNTSLHNPNVKDKPTAERFIAMNRGINDGGDLPEELLRNLYESIKNEPFKIPEDDGNDLTHTFFNPDREGWLLKLGGRVKTWKRRWFILTDNCLYYFEYTTDKEPRGIIPLENLSIREVEDSKKPNCFELYIPDNKDQVIKACKTEADGRVVEGNHTVYRISAPTPEEKEEWIKCIKAAISRDPFYEMLAARKKKVSSTKRH; via the exons TGCCCAGTGACCTGACCCCGGAGGAGTGCCAGGAGCTGGAGAACATCCGCCGTCgcaagcaggagctgctggctgacATACAG CGTCTGAAAGATGAGATAGCAGAAGTGACGAATGAGATCGAGAACCTGGGGTCCACGGAGGAGAG GAAGAACATGCAGAGGAACAAGCAGGTGGCCATGGGCAGGAAGAAGTTCAACATGGATCCCAAGAAG GGCATCCAGTTCCTGATTGAAAACGACCTGCTGAAGAACACGTGTGAGGATATCGCTCAGTTCCTGTACAAGGGAGAGGGCCTCAACAAGACAGCCATCGGTGACTACCTGGGCGAGAG GGATGAGTTCAACATCCAAGTCCTGCATGCCTTCGTGGAGCTGCACGAGTTCACCGACCTCAACCTCGTGCAGGCGCTGCG GCAGTTCCTGTGGAGCTTCCGCCTGCCCGGGGAGGCGCAGAAGATCGACCGGATGATGGAGGCCTTTGCGCAGCGGTACTGCCAGTGCAACCCCGGCGTCTTCCAGTCCACAG aCACGTGCTACGTGCTCTCCTTCGCCATCATCATGCTGAACACCAGCCTGCACAACCCCAACGTCAAGGACAAGCCCACGGCAGAGCGCTTCATCGCCATGAACCGCGGCATCAACGACGGCGGGGACCTGCCCGAGGAGCTGCTGCGG AATCTCTATGAAAGCATCAAGAACGAACCCTTCAAAATCCCCGAGGACGACGGCAATGACCTCACCCACACCTTCTTCAACCCCGACCGCGAGGGCTGGCTCCTGAAGCTCG GAGGCCGCGTGAAGACGTGGAAGCGCCGCTGGTTCATCCTGACCGACAACTGCCTTTACTACTTCGAGTACACGACG GATAAAGAGCCCCGTGGCATCATCCCCCTGGAGAACCTGAGCATCAGGGAGGTGGAGGACTCCAAGAAGCCC AACTGCTTCGAGCTCTACATCCCCGACAACAAGGACCAGGTGATCAAGGCCTGCAAGACAGAGGCGGACGGGCGGGTGGTGGAGGGGAACCACACCGTGTACCGCATCTCTGCCCCCACGCCCgaggagaaggaggagtggATCAAGTGCATCAA ggctgccatCAGCCGAGACCCTTTCTATGAGATGCTGGCTGCCAGGAAGAAGAAGGTTTCCTCCACCAAGAGACATTAG
- the CYTH1 gene encoding cytohesin-1 isoform X2, whose translation MQRRLLRDRRLPMLNALIRRDKTALKIPGAGPPRGQRGCRGQAARGRGGCPALPELPVLRLVWSRRPEPGCGAAVVQAGIGCGWCVGSCGWSSPARATVPGSAACTLPGRPAQPTASCAAPRGMGTVSELCASSFQAFLCPSVAAKAVPSDLTPEECQELENIRRRKQELLADIQRLKDEIAEVTNEIENLGSTEERKNMQRNKQVAMGRKKFNMDPKKGIQFLIENDLLKNTCEDIAQFLYKGEGLNKTAIGDYLGERDEFNIQVLHAFVELHEFTDLNLVQALRQFLWSFRLPGEAQKIDRMMEAFAQRYCQCNPGVFQSTDTCYVLSFAIIMLNTSLHNPNVKDKPTAERFIAMNRGINDGGDLPEELLRNLYESIKNEPFKIPEDDGNDLTHTFFNPDREGWLLKLGGGRVKTWKRRWFILTDNCLYYFEYTTDKEPRGIIPLENLSIREVEDSKKPNCFELYIPDNKDQVIKACKTEADGRVVEGNHTVYRISAPTPEEKEEWIKCIKAAISRDPFYEMLAARKKKVSSTKRH comes from the exons ATGCAGCGCCGGTTGCTACGCGACCGCCGGCTCCCGATGCTTAATGCTCTAATACGGAGGGATAAAACCGCTCTAAAAATACCGGGTGCCGGCCCCCCGCGGGGGCAGCGGGGCTGCCGGGGGCAGGCGGCCCGGGGCCGGGGGGGCTGCCCGGCACTTCCCGAACTCCCCGTCCTCCGACTGGTTTGGAGCCGCCGGCCGGAGCCGGGGTGCGGAGCGGCGGTGGTGCAGGCGGGGATTGGCTGCGGCTGGTGCGTGGGCTCCTGCGGCTGgagctcccctgccagagccacCGTCCCCGGCTCCGCGGCCTGCACGCTGCCCGGCCGCCCGGCACAGCCCACGGCGTCCTGCGCGGCACCTCGCGGCATGGGGACGGTCAGCGAGCTCTGCGCCTCCAGCTTCCAGGCCTTCCTGTGCCCCTCGGTGGCTGCCAAGGCAG TGCCCAGTGACCTGACCCCGGAGGAGTGCCAGGAGCTGGAGAACATCCGCCGTCgcaagcaggagctgctggctgacATACAG CGTCTGAAAGATGAGATAGCAGAAGTGACGAATGAGATCGAGAACCTGGGGTCCACGGAGGAGAG GAAGAACATGCAGAGGAACAAGCAGGTGGCCATGGGCAGGAAGAAGTTCAACATGGATCCCAAGAAG GGCATCCAGTTCCTGATTGAAAACGACCTGCTGAAGAACACGTGTGAGGATATCGCTCAGTTCCTGTACAAGGGAGAGGGCCTCAACAAGACAGCCATCGGTGACTACCTGGGCGAGAG GGATGAGTTCAACATCCAAGTCCTGCATGCCTTCGTGGAGCTGCACGAGTTCACCGACCTCAACCTCGTGCAGGCGCTGCG GCAGTTCCTGTGGAGCTTCCGCCTGCCCGGGGAGGCGCAGAAGATCGACCGGATGATGGAGGCCTTTGCGCAGCGGTACTGCCAGTGCAACCCCGGCGTCTTCCAGTCCACAG aCACGTGCTACGTGCTCTCCTTCGCCATCATCATGCTGAACACCAGCCTGCACAACCCCAACGTCAAGGACAAGCCCACGGCAGAGCGCTTCATCGCCATGAACCGCGGCATCAACGACGGCGGGGACCTGCCCGAGGAGCTGCTGCGG AATCTCTATGAAAGCATCAAGAACGAACCCTTCAAAATCCCCGAGGACGACGGCAATGACCTCACCCACACCTTCTTCAACCCCGACCGCGAGGGCTGGCTCCTGAAGCTCG GAG GAGGCCGCGTGAAGACGTGGAAGCGCCGCTGGTTCATCCTGACCGACAACTGCCTTTACTACTTCGAGTACACGACG GATAAAGAGCCCCGTGGCATCATCCCCCTGGAGAACCTGAGCATCAGGGAGGTGGAGGACTCCAAGAAGCCC AACTGCTTCGAGCTCTACATCCCCGACAACAAGGACCAGGTGATCAAGGCCTGCAAGACAGAGGCGGACGGGCGGGTGGTGGAGGGGAACCACACCGTGTACCGCATCTCTGCCCCCACGCCCgaggagaaggaggagtggATCAAGTGCATCAA ggctgccatCAGCCGAGACCCTTTCTATGAGATGCTGGCTGCCAGGAAGAAGAAGGTTTCCTCCACCAAGAGACATTAG